From the genome of Mastomys coucha isolate ucsf_1 unplaced genomic scaffold, UCSF_Mcou_1 pScaffold6, whole genome shotgun sequence, one region includes:
- the LOC116081090 gene encoding ASNSD1 upstream open reading frame protein-like, with protein GPTRSSTPHTEALGSKIKEQKIIVDELSNLKKNWRVYKQQQNSNIFFPEDQTKMFSESTNTLDELKKEYQALENSDTEKPRDILLSLWLIHEKFLMKYNESTSSI; from the exons GGGCCCACCCGCTCATCGACTCCGCATACCGAGGCCCTTGGCAGCAAgattaaagaacagaaaattatTGTGGATGAACTTTCTAACCTGAAGAAGAATTGGAGAGTATACAAGCAGCAACAGAATAGCAACATATTCTTTCCTGAAgatcaaacaaaaatgttttctgaaagcacaaataCATTAGACGAACTAAAAAAAGAATACCAAGCATTAGAAAactcagacacagagaaaccaagagacATATTGCTTTCTCTATGGCTCATTCATGAGAAAttccta aTGAAATATAATGAAAGTACATCAAGCATTTGA